From a region of the Zingiber officinale cultivar Zhangliang chromosome 10B, Zo_v1.1, whole genome shotgun sequence genome:
- the LOC122029071 gene encoding uncharacterized protein LOC122029071: MPKFVKFLKGILSNRRQKGDFETVALIENCSTLLMTNHPPKVQDPGSFFVPCKIGSELIPRAFCDLGASVSLLLYSLCKKLGFQNIELTTMALQLADHSCRYPIGIVEDVPVEVGGCIVPIDFIILDMEEDLKIPIILGRPFLATAGAIIDVKSHKLSLEIGKGKIEFDLSNSSICNPSSQGNSHKISTYKEGEYDFYESSPLASSKKHIYPARVKLKARAGASTLEGELSSNEFSPH; this comes from the coding sequence ATGCCGAAGTTCgtaaaatttttaaagggaatCTTATCTAATAGAAGGCAGAAAGGCGACTTTGAGACTGTAGCACTGATAGAGAATTGTAGCACTCTCCTTATGACGAATCATCCACCCAAGGTTCAGGACCCAGGAAGTTTCTTCGTACCGTGCAAAATTGGTTCTGAACTTATACCAAGAGCTTTTTGTGACTTGGGAGCCAGTGTTAGCCTGCTCCTGTACTCTTTATGCAAGAAGTTGGGTTTCCAGAACATTGAATTGACCACGATGGCACTGCAACtagctgaccattcatgcagGTACCCGATAGGAATAGTGGAGGATGTGCCAGTTGAAGTAGGTGGATGCATAGTTCCTATAGATTTCATTATCTTGGACATGGAGGAAGATCTcaagataccgatcatccttggaagaccattccttgccacggCTGGAGCCATCATCGATGTAAAAAGCCataagttatccttggagatcggaAAGGGAAAGATTGAATTTGATTTGtccaattcttccatatgcaacccctcttctcagggaaattctCACAAAATCAGCACATACAAAGAAGGGGAGTACGATTTTTATGAGAGTTCCCCTCTAGCAAGCAGTAAGAAACACATCTATCCTGCACGAGTGAAACTGAAGGCACGGGCTGGAGCATCAACCCTAGAAGGAGAGCTGTCCTCCAACGAGTTTAGCCCACACTGA